A window of the Desulforapulum autotrophicum HRM2 genome harbors these coding sequences:
- a CDS encoding ABC transporter ATP-binding protein → MIRVSDLSIRLTGFSLESVNLEVKERDFFALIGPTGSGKSLLLEAIMGLMPIDSGGVFLEEQEITKTPPEHRGLGIVYQDYALFPHLDVQKNIRYGVRYHDISKVEANARFESLVETMNLSHLLNRHPLTLSGGEKQRVALCRALILNPRVLLLDEPLSALDPVLQDDIKNLLKSLHKTLGTTFVMVSHDFSDVLFLANRGAIIHRGKIEQTGTIQELFERPGSPFAARFVGMKNVFPITGCNDSRVSLKGLEIFLDRPALGRDYLAVRPEEILCLDGDPGGGVNRFSGRVQRLVNRGFYFDVFIQVNGVEFMAQWTRRQVLEKKLKIGDITWIFIPEARVHTF, encoded by the coding sequence ATGATACGGGTCAGCGATCTTTCCATACGTCTTACCGGGTTCAGCCTGGAATCGGTCAATCTGGAAGTTAAAGAGCGGGATTTCTTTGCCCTGATCGGCCCTACAGGATCGGGCAAATCCCTGCTGCTTGAAGCCATTATGGGGCTGATGCCCATTGATAGTGGCGGGGTTTTTCTGGAAGAACAGGAAATAACAAAAACCCCTCCGGAACACCGGGGCCTTGGCATCGTGTACCAGGATTACGCCCTTTTCCCCCACCTTGATGTACAAAAAAATATCCGTTATGGGGTTCGCTACCATGACATCTCCAAGGTTGAGGCAAACGCCCGGTTTGAATCACTTGTGGAAACCATGAATCTGTCCCATCTGTTGAACCGCCACCCCCTGACCTTGAGCGGCGGGGAAAAGCAGCGGGTTGCCCTTTGCCGGGCCCTGATTCTCAACCCCAGGGTGTTGCTCCTTGACGAACCCCTTTCCGCCCTTGATCCCGTGCTCCAGGACGACATCAAAAATCTTTTGAAATCCCTGCACAAGACCCTTGGCACCACCTTTGTAATGGTTTCCCATGATTTTTCGGACGTTCTTTTTCTTGCCAACAGGGGGGCCATCATTCACAGGGGGAAAATAGAACAGACCGGCACCATCCAGGAGTTGTTTGAGCGACCTGGATCTCCGTTTGCTGCCCGGTTTGTGGGGATGAAGAATGTGTTCCCCATTACAGGGTGCAATGATTCCAGGGTCAGCCTCAAAGGGCTTGAGATTTTCCTTGACCGTCCTGCCTTGGGCCGGGATTACCTTGCCGTGCGACCTGAAGAGATTCTCTGCCTGGATGGGGATCCGGGTGGCGGTGTAAACCGGTTTTCCGGCAGGGTTCAGAGACTGGTCAACCGCGGATTTTATTTTGATGTTTTTATCCAGGTCAACGGGGTTGAGTTCATGGCCCAGTGGACCCGCAGGCAGGTCCTGGAAAAAAAGCTCAAAATCGGGGATATCACCTGGATCTTCATACCTGAAGCAAGGGTGCACACCTTTTAA